AAAACTTCAAAAACAGATGCTTTACATATACATACCTATCCCAATTACCATTAATTTCATACAGAATCTTTGTTGATATTGAATCAATGATCTTCCCCTTTATTGATTTCCGGCTTGCCCGGAATCCGAACAGTGTGTGGCTTGTGTAGCATAACTCTGCCTCAATGGCAGATTCCGGGCACCGGATATGGACATTGCCGACCCAATCACAGCTAGGAACTGGAAGAAACCTGATCATGAGATGAGGAGCATTCATTTCATATGTCTCTCCATGATTGTGGAGCTTCAGTTCTCTTTTACCATGCACTTGACCTTCCACCGCGGCACCTGATTCAACAATTGAGTATTAACATGAAGCATgttctaagtttttttttttttgatgatgTAACATAGTACATTGATGTGGATTAACTTGCTTAGCAgagatttttttctttctaattcaatatattttttattttcacatattttagtgtaatatttatatttttgtcctTTACCAAATTCCAAATAAAGTAAACATTAAAATACTAATACAATAacttgtaattaattaattaatgcagaaataaTAGATATTATGAATTACCATTGAACTTTGGAACAACATAACTACACCATATTGTTTCTATCTTTTCCTTCTCATTTGTTGCATGAAGTGcagtcaccggagggtggtgagAAACCTGCACACAATGACAATAATCCACATAAAAATTCATGATTCATACCATTTTGGCCAAGATCACAGTTAAatatatgatgtatatatatatatatgtagaccTGTTCTAGCAAGACATTAAGATTTGGTGTGGAAACATGGTGTGTCTCTCCAAGAATGGGATTGTAAGGAGCAACTCCAAAAATGACAGGGCGTCTTGTAGAAATGCTCCATGCTACAACTGATATGAACCTATCAATTGGACTTTCTCCATTGTTGCATCTGCTTAGCATGTCACAAGCAGCACAATATACCTCTTCACCATAGCATTGGAGTTGTGACTTTGGCATGTTGAACTCTGCTGGCAGCTGCAAACAATTTTATCTTCACATTATCCAAACGTATATAAAAAATCagatatcaaattaataatcATGTATTCGTTATAAATATTgagtatacaaattaaaaatgttatatatatatatggtgttgTTTATGGTGACTAGTTGTGTTCCGTGGCTACGGTGGCTATTCtgatgaaaaaataattaaaaaactagatgaaaaaagaaaatgagaaaattaaaattaaaaaatatcatcaaTGAAAATTAAGCAACACAGAGATATTCCCTTGAACAGCACCTTCCGTTTCCGATCGTGTCCGGCGTAGGCAACTTTGTTCCGAATAGTTTAAACAAATACCTCATCAATCACAAACTATAAGCCAAAACCCAAATTTATTTTGACAGAAAAAACTTAACCCATTTGAACCAACAAAGATCCATCTTCCATGTTCCAGAGAAAAAAAGGAGACACTCTTCTTCAACCTGAAAACAACTCAAAGCTCCAACTACGGTCACTTTCAACGGTTATTCCCTTTGCTTCGGATATTCAAACAGACAGAAAAAATTCGATGACGCCAATCCTATAACATAGAGAACTATCAAACGCCTTTCACAGAAGGACCAGTGCCAccttcttccacttcttcaaCCATTAACACACACTGAGTATAAAATCAACTTTCACTTTCGGCTCCGGCTACTGTGAATAAAGTCACAACATTCGACACATAACCAGCGTATCCTTCCTCCACTTCAAGCTAATTTTGTCCAACAATGTCGGCATTGCATCTCGTTATCAATTTTTGGCCGATGCAGACCACGCCATTTCTTCTCCAAAGTTATTTCACAAATTGATATTCTTATCCTTTGAAACATTACttatttacaaaaatattcttccagtaaacaaaatataattattgtacttaaatatttaaatacaagTTAAAGACATCACTACATATTCCATCTGTTATTATCTTATTGGTTAGTCAACCAATAGTCACCACTAGTCACTACTACCTCAGTCACCATTACCTCAGCCACCAGagtcgttatatatatatatatatatatatatatatatatataccttttatAGTAGTCCTATTTATTCGGTACAGAGCATATCGtaatcaatttttcaatttctattgaatttattttttcaagGAAAACTTCTCACTGACACCAAAGAGGGAGATCTAAAATGAGTGGAATTTTGATATGGATGGAATATAATGAAATAGAGCCACTTTGAGGTTCCCTTTGAAATGAGGCATGGAACGGAGCCATTGCGAAAAAGTTCGATTCCGATAGCCgacttttctctttttgttgttgttttatttttttaaaaatggataatgtcttttatatatatatatatatatatatatatatatatatatatatatatatattgttttacacatttttaatatatatattttgcattTCACCGTTTATTTTATGTGGTAAAAATAATATGTAtgcataaaaaattagttattatatatttgtgtataaatatatataaaatttattttatttttaatatgtattttgtgtTTTTAACATTTTATACAAATTATTGATTTAATATTGGATAGAAGAAATTgttgtattaattattttttgtttatttaggtaaaatattttattgactaaattaaataagaaatttaaaattaaaattagcaaaaactaaacttacaaaaaatattaactaCAACATAGTTCAAATCGTTAGAGTTATGTCTAATATAGACTAATATAGAACATCATCACTCACAAATAAATAAATGCGAAAAAGAACTTGCCTGAAAGCGAGTAAGATCAGATCCTGGCCGCACATTCTTAAATAGACTTAGTATACGTTTCATAAGATTAGGAGCTCTATAATCAGAATCACCATCCGATTCTTTCTCCAACGAGAATGGCTTTGTTAGCACAATGTTTTTGTCCTGCCACCGCATCACCCAAAACAGTTTTTACatttaattccaattaaatttgaatattgaTTACTCTCTGCTACAATGATATTGATACTTGATAGCAACAACTATGTACTACTAGTCTACTCTGCTAAGGGATTAGGTagcttatttttttcaaaaaatttatacatCTTAATTACTTTATGTCCCTGAATCttaataaaatcacttttattcatCCTATTAAAAATTACAGTTACCTCAATTTTAGATCaggaaacaagaaaataaatacaGAAAACtgtcaaaattttaattagtatTCCAATATATCTTAAAATTTGCACTGGAAAAATAAAttcttatttgaaaaaaaaaaaacctcggAATTAAAAGAATCCTAATCAATAACTCTTAACCATAAATATTACACATGCTATGACATGTGCTCTAATCTAACTAGTGTTGGTTGTGGGTACATTTCAAGTATTATCTCTATGATAAAGATGTTCGGTGTATTCACCACCAATCAAGTCATCAATTACATGATATGTGAATATTGCAAATTAAAGTTCAATGTATTTTTGaacatcaaattcaattattattaaatgatgataaaataagaatatttatattatatcttctatctaaaaattttagtttaccAAAATAAGTATTCTAAGAAATGAAAAGAAACGTAATTAATACTATATAAGAATAAGTTTTCAAGATCAATTTCATTATATCTTGTATTAAGAGTAATTTGatctttattgttttttattaagAGTATTTTTCATGTCATTATGAAACGTGAATTTTTCACTTTTTATACTGTTGAAAATTTTGGTAAGATCAAATTAGAAGATAAAAgagtgtgtgatatcattggtatgggtgatttgtggcttgaaaccaacatgggatgcaagttgcagttgaagaatatTAGGCATGCGCCAGATATGCGGTTCAATCTCATTTCAGTGAAGGCATTGGATCAAGAGGGGTATTGCATTTTCTTTAGTAGTGAAAAATGCAAGATTACCAAAGGGACTCTCATTGTTGCTAGAGAAGACAATAGTCTCACTACTCTTTACCGGTTGCAAGCAAAATTGTGCAAAGAAGATGTGAATGTagctgatgattcctcttctgaTTTGTGGCATATACGTCTTGGTCACTTAAGCGAGAAAAGACTAAGCGTCTTAGCCAAGAAGCATTCACTTCCCgtgaaaggtacaactttaaatactGTACTTATTGTTTTGTAGGAaagcatgctagagtatcatttcataattctagacctcataggagatcacatattctagatttagttcacactAATGTTTGCATTATGGATGCTAAGACACTAGGTGGtgcatcatattttgttacttttattgatgattattctcgaaaagtttgggcttttattttaaaatctaaagaccaggtgcttggtatcttcaaacactttcatgcaagtgttgaaagagaaatAGGAAGGAAATTGAAATATGTTCGAGCAGATAATCGTGGTGAATACAGGAGTCCAtttgaagagtattgtaaaggACATGGGATCATGCTTGAAAAGACAGTTTctaagactcctcaacataatGGAGTTGTAGAGAGAATGAATCAcactatcaatgatagagtcaAATGTATGCTAtctcatgcaaagttgcctaaATCCTTTCAGGGTGAAGCAATGAGGACTGCAGTAGATttgatcaacctttctccttcAGTTTCACTAAATGATGTTCCAAAAAAATTTTGGAGAGGAAAAGATGTCTCCCGTCACTTGTGAGTGTTCGGCTACAGGGcttttgttcacattccaagagatgaaaggtTTAAATTTTATGGAAAGTCAAAGAAGTGTATCTTCATGGGTTTTGGTCATGAAGACTTCGGTTACAGATTATGGAATCCGGTGAGCAAGAGGATAATTAGAAGCCGAGATGTGATTTTTTCTTGAAGACCGAACTATTGAAGACCTTGATAAGACAAATAAGCCAACAATAACTGCTAGACGTTCTGCTAATAATGAACCTAGTCCTTCCACTAGACCTCCTGTTGATGGAAgagatgtacaagttgataatgatAGTGATAATTTGCATGATGAACCTACACCTTAATTTGAGGTGCCAGATGTAGAAGTTCCACCTAAACCACCAGTTGAGCttgaattgagaagatctactagagagcgTCATTCTTCTAAAaaatactctcctcatgagtatgtgatgaacactAAGACTGGAGAGCCAGAGAGCTACTAGAAAGATATGTCTGATGAGCATAAggaagattggttgaaggccatacaagaagaaataaaatccttGCATGATAATCATACATTTGAATTGGTGATGCTACCGAAGGATAAGAGAACATTCAAGAATAAATGGTGTTCAAATTGAAAGCAGATGAAAATATCTCACGGCCAAGGTACAAAACTCGATTGGTTGTGAAAGACTTTAAACAAAAGAAATGTATTGATTTTAAGGAGATTTTCTCtccagttgtgaagatgtcctctattcgagttgtgcttggattggcggctagtttgaatttagaggttgagcagTTTGATGTAAAGACTGTATTCCCTTATGGTgacatagataaaaaaaatttatatggagcaacTAGAGGGTTTCGAGGTTAAAGGAAAAGAGCAtcttgtatgcaagttgaagaagagcatatatgggttgaagcaagcgccaaggcagtggtacacgaagtttgattccttcatggaaggtcatgggtaTAGTAAGACTTCCTATGATCATTGTGTGTATGTTAAGAAATTCTttgatggtgattttataattctcttgctttatgttgatgacatgttaattgttggtcatgacactaagaagattgaaaattttaagaaagactTGAACAGATCTTTTGTTATGAAGGATTTGGGTTCTACAAAGAAAATccttggcatgagtatcactcgtgacagGAAGAATGGAAAAATGTGGTTATCACAGCAGAAGTATATTTAGAAGGTTTTAGAGAATTAtagcatgagtaattccaaacctgttagtactccacttgctagtcatttcaagctAAGTTCACAGCAATGTCttacaagtgagaaagagaaagcagaaatgaagaagattccatatgcatctacggttggcagtttgatgtatgctatggtttgcgccaggccagatattgctcatgccattggagttgttagtcggtttctctctaatcctagcAAGCAGTGAAGTGAATTCTCAGATACTTTAATGGTACTTCTAGAGTTTGTTTATGCTTTGAAAGTGGCCAAcctgtgttggatggttacaAAAATGCGAATATGGCTGgggatcttgattcaagaaagtctacttctggttatatgatgacttttgccGGGGGAACTGTATCGTGGCAATCTCGACTTtagaaatgtgttgctttgtctactacatAGGCAAaatatattgttgttgttgaatcttCTAAGGAACTCTTATGGAAGAAGAAATttctacaagagttaggcatcaatcaagagaagtttgttATTTTGTGACAATCAGAGTGCTATCCATCTCAGTAAGAATCCTACATTTCATTCCAGATGGAAGCACATAGAgatgaggtatcattggatacgtcaagTGCTTaagatgaagtcatatgcacttgaaAAGATCCATACTAATGATAATGGTTCAGATATGATCACTAAGAGTTTACCTACATTGAAGTTTGATTCCTGCAAAGAGAAGGCAGACTTAGTAGAGCAGCCTATTTCCATTTGAGTTGGTGAGAGAGAGATTTGTTAGTAGGTCTCCAACCAAATAGGGTCcacaagttttttaaaaaatattaaaaataaaaagataaataaataaagaaaaaaaaagtggcacaGGCCAccggagagagaaaagagaagctTCATTCTttgaatgaaaagaaagaaacgaAGCCATGCTTTGACgacaaagagaagaaggaaatttGGGGGAAAATGACAAGTCATCTTTTATCCGATTGAACCGGTAAACTTGttccatttcttatgaaattttaatatgttattcctggtgtagagatgaacattaggatataattTACTAGTTGTATTGTCTTCTCTTTTGTCTGATTTAAAATACCCATTTTATGGAGGATTTATGTTGATTCTACCAGTTTTGGTGATGTATTTTGTCTCATAATTATTTTTAGTGATGATTATATAAATATTAGATCCCAAAAAAATGacactaaaaaaatattacttaaaataagttaaataatggagttcaaaaataagttaaataatggagttcaaatatatatatatatatatatatatatatatatatatatatatatatatatatcacttaaATTAAATTTGAGTTATAGTTCTTGTTTATTAAATTGCTAATAAAAGTTAACCACTAACTTAAAAAGTGATTCGacgaattataatttaaatgacatataataaattataattcatatagtataatatttttatactcgTCTAAAGACTAAATGTCATGGATTTGAGTCTTATTCctaattctgaaaaaaaaaatcattaatcggttaaaaaaactttaaaaatcattaaaaaaaagagGGGGGCGTATAAGTTTGACTCTTTAAAAGGGCAAAATTGGAACAACGACGAGGACCAATGCACGTGGGTGCATTAAAGGTGTTTGTTTTCTGTTTTATGTTCGTATTTGGCATTGGGTTTAATTTTGCCATTTGGCTATATTGTGTTGTGAGGGTATATGTTatagaaatcataaaaacaacatcttattaaaaattattaaaattataatttttttatattttaatatattaaaaaatttaattttaatatactgttaatataaaataattttatacgtgtaTCTAATTATTTATCGTAACGTCAATaacaataactattttttatattaatagtataaataattatttaaaaaataaatataataaaataattatataaaatgttttaaacttttaatatattaaaattaaatttttattattatactcttaaatatatttttagagtATAAGATAGTTAAATCcttttgtattattaatttattatagataTTTAGAAGAATGCAGGATGTGTATTGAGTAACCCCACGGTCACTTTGTTAGGCGTAGGAAGAAGAGATAAAGTTGATTTTGGTCTATTTTCATACTTTATTTGTATTGTTTCTGGAGCACAGAAATCTCCTTCATTTTtggatataaaagaaaaaaaaataaagagttccCTTAAAGCTTAATATATCATCTTAATAT
The sequence above is drawn from the Arachis hypogaea cultivar Tifrunner chromosome 4, arahy.Tifrunner.gnm2.J5K5, whole genome shotgun sequence genome and encodes:
- the LOC112796610 gene encoding oxysterol-binding protein-related protein 4B isoform X2 — protein: MLPAEFNMPKSQLQCYGEEVYCAACDMLSRCNNGESPIDRFISVVAWSISTRRPVIFGVAPYNPILGETHHVSTPNLNVLLEQVSHHPPVTALHATNEKEKIETIWCSYVVPKFNGAAVEGQVHGKRELKLHNHGETYEMNAPHLMIRFLPVPSCDWVGNVHIRCPESAIEAELCYTSHTLFGFRASRKSIKGKIIDSISTKILYEINGNWDSIVTAKDTNNGEVRVIYDAKEVISGLQTPVVKDSECVWGSESAVVWSEVSEAIMKKEWEKATEAKKCVEERQRELSRERITKGETWLPKHFTLSHSKEGGWNCFPIQNWVPPSPIQTL
- the LOC112796610 gene encoding oxysterol-binding protein-related protein 4C isoform X1, yielding MDKNIVLTKPFSLEKESDGDSDYRAPNLMKRILSLFKNVRPGSDLTRFQLPAEFNMPKSQLQCYGEEVYCAACDMLSRCNNGESPIDRFISVVAWSISTRRPVIFGVAPYNPILGETHHVSTPNLNVLLEQVSHHPPVTALHATNEKEKIETIWCSYVVPKFNGAAVEGQVHGKRELKLHNHGETYEMNAPHLMIRFLPVPSCDWVGNVHIRCPESAIEAELCYTSHTLFGFRASRKSIKGKIIDSISTKILYEINGNWDSIVTAKDTNNGEVRVIYDAKEVISGLQTPVVKDSECVWGSESAVVWSEVSEAIMKKEWEKATEAKKCVEERQRELSRERITKGETWLPKHFTLSHSKEGGWNCFPIQNWVPPSPIQTL
- the LOC112796610 gene encoding oxysterol-binding protein-related protein 4B isoform X3, encoding MPKSQLQCYGEEVYCAACDMLSRCNNGESPIDRFISVVAWSISTRRPVIFGVAPYNPILGETHHVSTPNLNVLLEQVSHHPPVTALHATNEKEKIETIWCSYVVPKFNGAAVEGQVHGKRELKLHNHGETYEMNAPHLMIRFLPVPSCDWVGNVHIRCPESAIEAELCYTSHTLFGFRASRKSIKGKIIDSISTKILYEINGNWDSIVTAKDTNNGEVRVIYDAKEVISGLQTPVVKDSECVWGSESAVVWSEVSEAIMKKEWEKATEAKKCVEERQRELSRERITKGETWLPKHFTLSHSKEGGWNCFPIQNWVPPSPIQTL